One Stigmatopora argus isolate UIUO_Sarg chromosome 19, RoL_Sarg_1.0, whole genome shotgun sequence genomic window, GTGTCACTGGCACACGCTCACCGACACAAAGGGCCTtatttactaaagatttccatgtgggaaaaaaagcaggCGCAAACTTGATTGCTCATGCAAACAGATTTGGAAGCTGATCTACCAACCAAATGTTCTGCGCGAGATTTAGAGGCTATTTCATTGGATTAACCCAtgagggcactcatttaactcattgtatGCCATAAGTCTGGCTaaatgttcaattcattttgacgtgTCAATAgacctccaagtcaaaatggattggacgtgtagcgCCGTCAACGCTATCACAGCCAGTCCTCTTATTTCAaattattggacgtctattagctTTAACGGTAGGCACCGAGtgtaaaactatgaaaaaaagttttatttaggGACCATAGCAAGTTTATTTCCATTCcagtatatttttaataacattttatcTGTTTTGAATTGTATATACTGATGAGGGTAATtttttgaaatgaccaaaaatagtcacttgtttTACAAAGGATTAATTTGCATGCAATTTGCCTAAttaaaccaaaaacaaattgcGATAGCTGATTTTGCATTATTAAAGCTTTCACTGCCGGGCGTTTTCAAAATAACCAACTCCacattttcagtcattttcgagcattttgattatttataaCCTACAGAAATTGGTGTTTTGTAGTTTTATATTGTCAACAAATCTACTCAGTAAAAGTAACCATTAGCATAAGTACATTTGCAATTGGCAGCAAACACTTATGTTTTAATTGTAGAGTAGATTCGTCAATGGAAGTCAATGAAAATATGGTCTCCACTATTTTAATAACTGTTCACAATCTGTAAAGTGAGCACACAATTGAGCTCCTGCTATGTGGGATCTTAGTAAATCAGGCCCGTAGTGTCGGAAAAGTCGTGTCGGGATACCTGTAGCATTCCAAAACCAAATAGAGGCGGATGTTACCTGTCGTTGGAGGTTTGGAAATCCTAAGGAGCAGCAATGTTCCTACTTTTACAGTGGATATAAAACTTTGAAGACAACAATGCCAAAATACAAGGTTTTTTATGGAGAACACAAACCCAATAAGAGGGAATTACAGACTACCTGCCACATTTAATGGATAGCACGTCTCAGCATGTCAATGACAGTAAGAAAACAGTCACTTGAAAAGGGATTTCAACAGGAAACCTTGTATTTTAACGGCACCCCCTGCAATATTCCACCTTTAAGCCTGCAGTAATTTGCATGTAAGCTGCAGCCACCGTTTACAGTGTGAGGAGACTTTGGTTGCAGCATTAAGACATTTTCTGTGGGTACCTTTGGGACCAAAGAACTCGTTGTCGGTGGGCTCTTCCTATTGCTGCCACTAGCCCAGCAGCCACATCTAGCTGCATGCAAAAACTATTATACTGTTCCCCAAAAAAGGCCCATATGTCCGTCATGCTGCAATTACGCTGCTTTTTGTACAGTTTACATGCATATATGTAAGATTCATCCTTTTATGAACAGTCGAGGTTTACCAGATTTCAAGAAAGAATGATGCAAGCCCTCAAAGTCTTCCTAAAAATTTGGACGCAGCTGCTCGGTGAGGTCTACCAAAGCCAGCTTGTCTTCTCGTGTCAAAACAATGCAATTCTCTTTCACCAGTCAGCCTTTTTGACAAGTGGGCCGTGTCTGATCACGCACAAATGCGATGCTTTCTGCTGAGAGATATGCAAACTTTGAGAttccattgtaaaaaaaaaaacatattgacCTATTTTTCATGTCGTGTAGGTTTGGGATGAGAGGATTTCTGACATTTAGCAGAAACTGAAGCAATCAGCTGCAgattttaacatttgtttttattcccaTTCACGCAGTTCCCGCTGGTTCACAACGATGAGCATTTTCTACTccaaaatgggaaatttggactCGGTAAAAGTACAGAAATGTTTCCTGCTCTCAGCCATGGAAAACCAGCTGTGCCATAGACAGCCACTGATAGGGTAGAATAAAATGAAGATACGATTTTCCAAATACCAGCCAAACCATTCAGTGCCTCGGCGTGTTTAGAGTTATGAAGGCCCCGAGGTTGTCGTTAAACTATAAGAGGGGGTCGTACGAGAATATTTCATCTAAAATTGCCTCCTCAATTCGTCCCTACTTGGACTCCTGTTTCAAATATTTAACACTCACCAGGAGAGCAAAATGGCACAAGCTAGTTTTCCTTGGCTTTTCCATCTTTGCTATCAGACTCCAATGTCCTGTCAACTTATTGCATGTGTCAGTcagtcaagaaaaacaaaagaaaaaataaatacatagcaACGATGGACTCAAGCATGTTATTCTTCCAAAAATATCCCAATAGGATAACATAGGGATACTTTTATTTCCTCATGAGACTTTAGAATCCTAAACATGATCACGTTTGTGTGTACCGGACTGCATCGTTTGTACCTGTTTGGCAAAGAAAACATTCACGTAGCAATTatgttccttaaaaaaaaaagtgaaaccaATATGGCAACACTGTAAAGTGACATTTACACTTGTGTGTCTGTACAAGGGGTTCAACATAGAATGGGATCGATCTAATGGCAGTAAAGCTAGGACATACAGTATACGTACTCGATTTTAATCCTAATATTGGAGTTTGATTTGAAAGGAAGGGCAATGTGTTGTTTGGcagttaagattgtgcatgtcGTGTATAGAGACGAGATCCAATGACTTTCAAAACTGTGGAcatagttttgttttaaattacaaaagagCATTAGGGCTTAATTTTTTCATTCCAGTTCAATATTCCTAACATATTTTAAACTAATATTTTACATTCAATGCAACACTTGAGATTTTTTCCCCAATGTGTGTAATGACAATACAGCTTTTATGTACCTGTTGCTAGCAAATCATAACAATTCTTATTATTGCTCATTTCTTTCGATTCTGTGTAAATTCATGAAGCTTTTTAGCGGCCCTATTACTCCTTTATATACctcttttaaaaaagtattgaaGTAGATTTAAAAAGCAGGCTACAAGAATCTTCAAAGCCtggacacgcacgcacgcgcacacaaaaaaaacgattATTTCGCTGGTTTTCATGACAAAATTGAGGCATTATGGTGAATTGCTGAACTCAAAGTGAGCCAACGTTTTCTGTCAGGTGTCTGAGGGTTTGAAACaaggtccatttttttccacaattgaaagacataaaaaaaaagattgctcAATAAAATACTTTTGACAATCAGTGCTTCTGTCACATACTGTACATAGAAGTACTTTCATTACGGTGAAATGAAAGAGGCAATGAAACTGTCTGTGGgccaaggcttttttcccccctcctgtGGCCAAAAAGTCTATCTTAGGTAGAGTTCATCTTTTCTGTACATGCTCTAGGACTGCTTTTACGAGTAGAAAACATCTGTAGTGGTTCACGACAAAACATGAAgaggacacaaaaaaaaaaaaggattcacTTGAAGGTCATTTTTCAAGTTTGCATCTTCCGCGCCTTGGTTCACCTTCATCCTAATTTCCTTTTGTTCTTCAGCTAGCTCCTCTGCCTGCTGCTAGATGAACTTGAAGCACTTGGTCTTGTCGTGCGGCAGGCGCGTCTTAAAAAGCACCGAGTCTACGCGGAACTGCGTGTACAGCAGCGGCATGTAGCCGTACACCTTGACGAAGAAGTTGATGCACTTGTGACGCTCGTGGAAATGAGAGTCGTCGTGCGACAGGGCCTGCGGGCAGCCGGGGCAGCGGAAGGTCCAACGAGACGTTACCTAAGGAGGAGAGAGTCGCTGATTGGGATCGAAAAGCGTCACCTTACAATGACCAAAATTCAGTTCCAATGGAAAGTGGTATCTTCACTTTTATTTACTCAATTTGGTTGATTTACTGACACTTATATTTCTAGAATCACACTTAAACTTTAGTGAGAATTAAACTAGGAACCATATGACGACATTTTATAAACGCATACAGCCATGACGTAACTGCAAATACCAAGGGCAAtgaaaaattgatatgaatatGCTTTACAAGAACTCTTTCAGCATCTCCGCACGGCAGGAAATTGCCGTTTTTTGCAGAGGATCAAGAACATATTCCTGTGAGTActgttttattgtcttttttctaCTGGTTACAGCTAAGAATTGAAAAAGTGGGCAATCCTTGCTAGTGGTAATGGCCGAAATGTCCATTGATTTTGAGTTAAATTACTGACGACGCGTCCCGGAACATTTGAAGAATGTCTCCTGACTTTTTACTGCGGTTTGATATTTTGTGCTGCTATATATCAAGAAAGAGGGGAGGGGTGCACGGCTTACTGACCTTGATCGGAGGTTTGCGGGTAATGTGCGAGACCAGGAAGTTCATAGCTATGTCCTCACAGTTGATGTACTCATCCACCATGTCCCTGATGGCTTGGGGCATCACGTAGGAGTACAAGTAGGCGTAATACTAATGGGGAACACCAATAAGAGGTTCTCTGTAAGACGTGAATGGGACAAAAAATATAGGATATATTTTGGGGGAGGTGAGAACCTTGTGGAAAAATGCTGCTCCGGTCAGGACCATGGAGAGCTCACAGGAGTAGTTGGAGTTGTAAAGCCAGGACTGATGGTTGATATCCCAGGCGTGATATCTTCCTGGGAAACCGACGATACGATCTCTGGCTTCCCGCCAGACTCTGAGATAAGCAAAAGGAAGGGGCGTCAATGTGAAAAGATGAGACTGGAGGGAGGTGAAAAGCAAGTTGTGGTGGGTTTCGCGGGTGTTTTTGTGGTCGAACGAACCAGGGAGAGCTGATAGAACACAATTGGATATTTCCTAAAAAGCACGCATTGTTCTTAAATACATGACACACCTTGGATAGCACATGGCTAAAATATTTAACACTTTGAGTGAGACCGCTTGACAGGCAGATACTATAAATCGTTTCTCTCCCGAGTTTGAGCAGAGGTGGAGACACATTCCAGAGTAATTCTGGAGCACTTTAGAGTAACTTCCCCATAAATGACCGTGTTCATGCGCGCACATACACACGTCTGGACAAGCTGTTACTGCAGTGAGTTGTAAACGTACTGTATTTTGAAGATACGGGAGGCAGGCTAACAAAAATGGGAAAGCCAAACTAGTTTTCtactgcattttttaaaattgtatcttGTTTTCACCTCAGCGTCAAACAATCAAttcagatgcatttttttttgtgagaaGAAGAATCATTTAActtaaaattgaattttgtCAGCTTCACAGACCTGAACCCAAACATGATCTCATCGTGCCGGAGGTGGGCGTCATCATCAATTGAAAGGATGGCCTCCGTCTCCACGACATCCCAAGGAAGAAAACGGTTGTTCAGACTGTTCTTCTCAGTGTGGACAACCTACAGGTAGAAAACGTCATTCCGTTGGGTAAGTGCTTCATAATTGAAATGTACAAGAGATCCCTTTGATACCAAAAGTCCACAATGTACTCCATCACTGTTTACCAGATTGACTAGTTAAAGTGTGTAACCATTTATAAAATTCACTTTTAGACCAGTCGAGACATCGAAGCATTTGGCATTTTGCATTCAGTTCCTTAGTTCTTGTAATGCTTGAAATTCTTTTCGAACgttatcatttatttataataGAGGGCGCATCAGCCAACGGCTAACTTTGTCAGCACGGTATCAGTATTATTTAACAACTTTTTATATAGTATTGTCTTGATCTGATGGGCTACGTATATAATCAAACTAAGTATTTGCTGGACTGAAACTCACCACAATGGGTAGCCCGATGTCAGGCCACAACAGGTCATCCGAAGGAGGCTTGGGTGAATTCCACACAACCACTACTTTGTTGAGGTACGGCAATCCATTTAGCCTCTCTAAAGAATTCATCAGCACTTCCTCTCTCTCGTATGTCAGCATCACGACCGTAAACTGTTCTCTGGGAAGGTTCCCACCCAAAGCTGCCTGGAATTCCTTCCCAGATCCTCCTGTGCCGCCACCGATAGGCCGGAAACCTGTACCGGAACCGAGGAATTTTGCTTCAGATGGCAAAATGGGGTCGAGGGGAGTGTGAGGAAACAAATGAAAAGGACCGGGAGCACGGTTCCACGTTTGGTAAATGTCCACAGCTGTGTACGTGAAGTTGCGGAGAAAGCGAGGCGAGGCGTAAGGTGGCTCCGTCTCCACCGGGCCCAAATCAAGATCCCCGTTGTCCGCTAAATTGGCGTCTGTCCCTGCTAGTTTCCCTGCTTTGTGGGGGATTTCTTGTGCGGGCTCTTCGTTAATTGGTGCAGCGGGAACTTGGATTCTGGTGCGAATATTGGCGAGGATAGTGTTAAGTATATTCTCCGATGTGGAAAAATAAGTCTCCCACAGAAAGCGACCTTGTCGTCTCATCGCTAACATGTCATTGTCGGAGAGACTCCGCAGCAAGAAATGGAGCTCGGTGACACGAGGTTTGGGGACCAGAATTGCAGCTTCACTCCATCTAATGAACTGATGGTGGGGTAACTTGGAGTGGTCTCCGAGAACGACAGGAATGGCGCCGACCTCCAGAGCCTCAAAAAGTCTCATTCCACAGCCTGCCGAGGCCACCAGCTGCCCATCTCCCGGAGCAATCACCAAGGCAAAAGTAGACGCCTTAAGCACCTCCAGTCTGTCCTCTCGCTCCCCACAAAGGGACCACTCGGTTGGCAAACTCGGCTTTGGGTTTTTACAAGTGAATTCTATGAGCACTTGGTCCAACTGACTATCCTGGACTGCTTTTAAGGTGCCGATGATGCGATCGTCGTAGTCCGCCGGTGGATCTCCGTCCATCTCTTCCTCGAATGACTGCGGAGGTGTCTCGCGCAAGCTGCTCCTCAACGACTCAACTCTGTCCCCCTGGAAGGTGAAGAGATATTTCCTTTTCACCGGTACCTGATGAGGAACTTCCAAAAAGTTGGGTTCGGACAGAGCGTGAACCAGTGGAGAAGCGACCAAGTCGAATCCGTCGCGATACTGCTGCTCCAGGTAGGTGGACTGAACGATCGCCGCTCGCCCCGTGCTTACATTGTAGAGGAAATTCTGCGTCATAGACTTTCTGGTAAGATGTACCAGCACGTGATTGTGTCCATCTAATCTCCAGTGAGGAAGAGCTTTAAGTTGCTTCTCTAATTCCAAGGGATTGGGTGGCTGGGAGGTGGGGGACTCCTGTAACTCCCCAACCAATACCAAATACAGACAAGCGATGCTGGGGTTACTCGTTATATAAATATTGTTCTTAATTGACATGGCAAACGCCTGCTTAACCAGTGGGTCAATGTACTCTCCCCATGAATAGGAACCTGTGTCATAAACATAAACTGGAAATCCAGACGTAAGGGGGCAGCGGGCATAGTCAAAGCAGGTGTGCAGGCGGCAGGATCGGGCCGATTTAGGTGGTGGGAGTCCCGGGTCTTCCTTGTCGGGGAGCAACCTGACGGGCAGGGACAACTTGGGCTGGTTTTGGGCCATGAGTTCTTTATAGGAATGCTCCGTCTGACTGATAACATTCTTCAGTTGCAGCAGGTCCTGTTTGGCACTGTCAATGCTGCGCTTACAGGTCTCAATGCGGAGGTTGAGCCTGGCGATCTCCCCGTTGAGCTCCTGCCTCTTGGCCTCCAGCTGCAGCAGCTCTTCGCTCACCGACTCGCGTATGCGACACAGGTCTTGCACGTGTTTGGCCTCGCACAATTCGCCGCCGGGTCGAGGCCCGAAGATCCGCTTGTCGGGACTTCCCGCTTCATCGATGGTC contains:
- the extl3 gene encoding exostosin-like 3; the encoded protein is MQRNGGGLGGGGQPWVLRRVRLTWLSFMLFFILVFFPLIAHYYLTTIDEAGSPDKRIFGPRPGGELCEAKHVQDLCRIRESVSEELLQLEAKRQELNGEIARLNLRIETCKRSIDSAKQDLLQLKNVISQTEHSYKELMAQNQPKLSLPVRLLPDKEDPGLPPPKSARSCRLHTCFDYARCPLTSGFPVYVYDTGSYSWGEYIDPLVKQAFAMSIKNNIYITSNPSIACLYLVLVGELQESPTSQPPNPLELEKQLKALPHWRLDGHNHVLVHLTRKSMTQNFLYNVSTGRAAIVQSTYLEQQYRDGFDLVASPLVHALSEPNFLEVPHQVPVKRKYLFTFQGDRVESLRSSLRETPPQSFEEEMDGDPPADYDDRIIGTLKAVQDSQLDQVLIEFTCKNPKPSLPTEWSLCGEREDRLEVLKASTFALVIAPGDGQLVASAGCGMRLFEALEVGAIPVVLGDHSKLPHHQFIRWSEAAILVPKPRVTELHFLLRSLSDNDMLAMRRQGRFLWETYFSTSENILNTILANIRTRIQVPAAPINEEPAQEIPHKAGKLAGTDANLADNGDLDLGPVETEPPYASPRFLRNFTYTAVDIYQTWNRAPGPFHLFPHTPLDPILPSEAKFLGSGTGFRPIGGGTGGSGKEFQAALGGNLPREQFTVVMLTYEREEVLMNSLERLNGLPYLNKVVVVWNSPKPPSDDLLWPDIGLPIVVVHTEKNSLNNRFLPWDVVETEAILSIDDDAHLRHDEIMFGFRVWREARDRIVGFPGRYHAWDINHQSWLYNSNYSCELSMVLTGAAFFHKYYAYLYSYVMPQAIRDMVDEYINCEDIAMNFLVSHITRKPPIKVTSRWTFRCPGCPQALSHDDSHFHERHKCINFFVKVYGYMPLLYTQFRVDSVLFKTRLPHDKTKCFKFI